From one Paenibacillus sp. FSL K6-1330 genomic stretch:
- a CDS encoding amino acid adenylation domain-containing protein, translating into MEQTTCEVSIDEFPWGEWTNDEGSRVSFCLDSVTTRKLYQLAFNFGITVDMALMACYVILLAKYTGEDDPVIGYSLESQMLPIRYSPTVHKPLGKFLIEVKHTTMQALEDRNMRKNLSGNPFIKAAFTWQKANTTPLKSDQLGMFELALTAFKKESLMIHLDYATRLYRKETIEQMGDHLSRIVQDVADFPEKVIADIHLLSEEEERQIQAFSGTKTDYPSSKTVHYLFEEQVRLTPDRPAVMTEDHQMSYRELNEHANQLAKALQDHGVKPESVVGIVADRSISMIVGLTAILKAGGAYMPIEADSSCERLEYMLEDSRAGFLLAPSSWKPDFAFEGKLIYWDNAHLYHDSCPHTISAVTSQSLAYIIYTSESTGTPKGVMVEHRNIVRLVKNTNYFNFSIDHRILQTGAIAFDASTFEIWGSLLNGSTLYLMKDKDLLELLKLKETIIGHRITAWFLTTALFHNLAEQDPDIFRTLNTLLVGGEALSPKLVNAVSKTCPDLRMVNIYGPTENTTFSTYFPIEREFESAIPIGRPICNSSAYILDKQLKLQPIGVVGELCVGGDGIARGYLNQLELTEAKFVEHPLLGERLYRTGDMALWLPDGNIEIIGRIDDQVKIRGYRVEPREIEARLLEHYGISKAAVAVKADESGNPIICAYFVAKQVLSDTDVKAYLARNLPEYFLPSLVVQMESLPLTPNGKVDKKALPDPDLLMLVN; encoded by the coding sequence ATGGAACAAACGACATGTGAAGTATCAATTGACGAATTTCCGTGGGGAGAATGGACCAACGATGAAGGAAGCCGGGTTAGTTTTTGCCTTGATTCTGTAACGACCCGAAAACTCTATCAACTTGCGTTCAATTTCGGAATAACTGTGGATATGGCACTTATGGCTTGTTATGTAATCCTGCTTGCCAAATATACCGGCGAGGATGACCCTGTAATTGGGTATTCGTTGGAAAGCCAGATGCTTCCTATACGATATTCTCCTACTGTACATAAGCCATTAGGTAAGTTTCTGATAGAAGTTAAGCATACCACGATGCAAGCACTCGAAGATCGGAATATGCGTAAGAATCTGAGCGGCAATCCGTTCATCAAAGCGGCGTTTACTTGGCAAAAAGCCAACACCACTCCTTTGAAATCCGATCAGTTGGGGATGTTTGAGCTTGCTTTGACAGCTTTTAAGAAGGAATCTCTCATGATACACCTTGATTATGCGACCCGCTTGTACAGAAAGGAAACGATTGAGCAGATGGGCGACCACTTGAGCCGTATTGTGCAGGATGTTGCCGATTTTCCCGAGAAAGTGATTGCCGACATACACTTGTTGTCCGAAGAAGAGGAGAGACAGATTCAGGCTTTCAGCGGAACTAAGACGGACTATCCTTCCAGCAAAACGGTCCATTACTTGTTTGAGGAACAGGTCCGCTTAACCCCCGATCGCCCGGCGGTCATGACCGAGGACCATCAGATGTCCTATCGGGAATTGAACGAACACGCGAATCAGCTTGCAAAAGCCCTACAGGATCACGGCGTAAAGCCGGAGAGCGTCGTTGGCATTGTCGCGGATCGGTCTATCAGTATGATCGTCGGGCTTACAGCTATATTGAAGGCGGGTGGCGCTTATATGCCCATCGAAGCCGATTCTTCGTGCGAAAGACTCGAATATATGCTCGAGGACAGTCGGGCGGGATTTTTGCTGGCCCCTTCCAGTTGGAAACCTGACTTTGCATTTGAAGGAAAATTAATTTATTGGGACAACGCGCACCTTTACCATGACAGCTGTCCCCATACGATATCTGCAGTAACCTCGCAAAGTCTAGCGTATATCATCTATACTTCCGAATCAACGGGGACACCGAAAGGAGTCATGGTTGAACATCGCAACATCGTAAGACTGGTCAAGAATACTAATTATTTCAATTTTTCCATTGATCATCGAATTTTGCAAACCGGCGCAATTGCATTCGATGCGTCAACCTTTGAAATTTGGGGATCCCTTTTGAACGGATCTACCTTGTATTTGATGAAGGATAAGGATCTATTAGAACTTCTCAAATTGAAGGAAACCATCATCGGCCACCGCATTACGGCTTGGTTTCTGACTACAGCTTTGTTCCATAATCTGGCCGAACAGGATCCTGACATCTTTCGTACGTTGAACACCTTGCTAGTTGGCGGAGAAGCGTTGTCGCCGAAGCTCGTAAACGCCGTAAGTAAGACGTGTCCCGATCTGCGGATGGTCAATATATACGGTCCGACGGAAAACACGACATTCTCCACTTACTTCCCGATTGAACGTGAATTCGAATCCGCCATTCCGATTGGCAGACCAATATGCAATTCCTCCGCTTATATCCTTGACAAACAGTTGAAGCTTCAGCCCATCGGAGTAGTGGGAGAGCTTTGCGTTGGAGGGGACGGTATCGCGCGGGGGTATTTGAACCAACTGGAATTGACAGAAGCAAAGTTTGTGGAACATCCGCTCCTCGGGGAAAGGTTATATCGAACGGGGGATATGGCCCTGTGGCTGCCGGATGGCAATATCGAAATTATCGGGCGAATCGACGATCAAGTGAAGATCAGAGGGTATCGAGTAGAACCGAGAGAAATCGAGGCTCGGCTGCTGGAACACTACGGAATCTCGAAAGCCGCGGTAGCCGTCAAAGCCGACGAGAGTGGCAATCCGATAATATGCGCGTACTTTGTTGCGAAACAGGTTTTGTCCGATACAGATGTCAAAGCGTATTTAGCCCGTAATTTGCCTGAATATTTCCTGCCCTCTCTTGTGGTACAGATGGAAAGTTTGCCGCTCACCCCTAACGGGAAAGTCGATAAAAAAGCTCTGCCGGACCCTGATCTTCTGATGCTTGTCAACTGA
- a CDS encoding universal stress protein: MFDKIMVAIDKSEITNKLLDATVEIAQNKQTQVTLVNVSQDYVSNGMTYVPENFLEELLNEMEKASLEQLQQTKSKLKSAGINTETVHLKGDPAREILNYAKDTEQQLIIIGSRGLRGIKEMMLGSVSHKVSQLSSCPVLIVH, translated from the coding sequence ATGTTTGACAAAATTATGGTGGCCATTGATAAATCTGAAATAACGAACAAACTCCTTGATGCAACCGTTGAAATAGCCCAAAATAAACAAACTCAAGTTACCTTGGTTAATGTCAGCCAGGATTATGTGTCAAATGGCATGACATATGTACCCGAGAATTTCTTGGAAGAATTATTGAACGAAATGGAGAAAGCGAGTTTGGAACAGCTGCAACAAACCAAATCTAAATTAAAATCTGCGGGGATTAACACGGAAACAGTTCATCTTAAGGGAGACCCTGCACGTGAAATATTAAATTATGCAAAGGATACCGAGCAGCAACTTATTATTATCGGAAGCCGTGGGCTAAGGGGCATAAAAGAAATGATGCTTGGAAGTGTCAGCCACAAGGTTTCACAGCTATCAAGTTGCCCAGTCCTGATTGTACATTAA
- a CDS encoding MFS transporter: protein MPNKQNKKAVPSSIGLIILGIIVIAANLRTPLTSVGPLVSFIRDDVHISNTLAGLITTVPLLAFALLSPLVPKLGRRYGVERIILIALIFLTVGIVIRSLSGSVNLFIGTAVLGFAIAICNVLLPSIIKRDFPNKIGSMTGVYSISMNLCGAIASGISVPLAMNAGLKWQGALGIWGILSFVSILCWLPQLRNQANQTAKTSQKMVSNDVNVWRSPLAWQVTLFMGIQSMVFYVLIAWLPEILKQQGIDSNQSGWFLSIMQLSMLPFTFIVPVIAGRMSSQRLLVVITTILLLTGTLGLLYGSSNVILLWIIILGIGGGFAFSLAMMFFGLRTENAHQAAELSGMAQSIGYLLAAIGPALIGYLHDATNSWNLPLFILLGASVLLFLVGIGAASNRVVGSRDGYELPRKG, encoded by the coding sequence ATGCCGAACAAACAAAACAAAAAAGCCGTACCATCCTCAATAGGGCTGATCATTCTCGGCATTATTGTTATTGCAGCTAATTTACGTACTCCCTTAACCTCAGTTGGTCCTTTAGTGAGTTTTATAAGGGATGACGTTCATATTTCAAATACATTAGCAGGCCTGATCACAACGGTACCCTTGCTTGCCTTTGCTTTATTATCGCCTCTAGTACCAAAGTTAGGACGAAGATATGGGGTTGAGCGTATCATTTTGATTGCCCTAATCTTTCTGACTGTTGGTATTGTAATACGATCTTTATCTGGCTCAGTTAATCTGTTTATTGGAACAGCAGTTCTTGGATTCGCCATTGCCATATGTAATGTATTATTGCCCAGTATAATCAAACGGGATTTCCCAAATAAAATTGGCTCCATGACAGGAGTTTACTCCATTTCAATGAATTTATGTGGAGCAATCGCATCGGGAATCAGTGTACCGCTAGCCATGAACGCAGGGCTAAAATGGCAGGGAGCATTGGGAATATGGGGGATTCTAAGCTTTGTATCGATCCTCTGTTGGTTACCCCAATTAAGAAATCAAGCGAATCAAACAGCCAAGACAAGTCAAAAGATGGTCAGTAACGATGTGAATGTTTGGCGATCCCCGCTTGCTTGGCAAGTAACCTTGTTTATGGGTATACAGTCTATGGTTTTCTATGTGTTGATCGCATGGTTGCCTGAAATTTTAAAGCAGCAAGGAATTGACTCCAACCAATCTGGATGGTTCCTCTCGATCATGCAGTTATCGATGCTTCCATTTACCTTTATTGTCCCTGTTATTGCTGGGCGTATGTCTAGCCAACGTTTGTTAGTGGTCATCACAACCATTTTGCTTTTGACGGGGACGCTCGGACTTCTTTACGGAAGTTCCAATGTCATTCTGTTGTGGATCATCATACTCGGAATTGGTGGAGGCTTCGCCTTTAGTTTGGCCATGATGTTTTTCGGGTTACGCACTGAAAATGCGCATCAAGCAGCGGAACTATCTGGCATGGCCCAATCGATCGGATATCTTCTTGCCGCAATCGGTCCAGCCCTTATAGGATATCTGCACGATGCAACAAATAGTTGGAACCTGCCACTTTTCATTCTTCTTGGGGCTTCGGTCTTACTCTTTTTAGTTGGTATAGGAGCAGCGAGTAATCGTGTTGTAGGTAGTCGAGATGGTTACGAACTGCCACGGAAAGGATGA
- a CDS encoding XRE family transcriptional regulator produces the protein MDEVDESKQIVLQIGGALKKYRKEKNMSLDDLAELTGVSKLTLGNIERGDTNPTLAIIWKISKGISLPLLALFKSEDPVSLYRAGEGLRFSNDQKNWIIEPVFKSNDIEMCRAYLQPNSSYHPEGHHVNTTEIATVMTGSIDIQLNGEIYTLNQYDTISFRADFPHSYTNHTNNETVLHISLKYGF, from the coding sequence ATGGATGAAGTCGATGAATCAAAACAAATTGTATTACAAATCGGCGGTGCCTTGAAAAAGTACAGAAAAGAAAAAAACATGAGTTTAGACGACTTAGCGGAATTAACTGGCGTAAGCAAACTTACTCTGGGGAATATCGAACGTGGCGATACAAATCCAACTTTGGCGATTATATGGAAAATTTCAAAAGGCATATCTTTACCGTTATTGGCTTTGTTCAAATCAGAAGACCCTGTTAGTTTGTATCGAGCAGGCGAAGGACTGCGGTTTTCTAATGATCAAAAAAATTGGATCATTGAACCAGTCTTTAAAAGCAACGATATTGAAATGTGTCGGGCTTACTTACAGCCAAATAGCTCTTATCACCCTGAAGGTCATCATGTGAATACAACTGAAATTGCAACAGTAATGACGGGTTCCATTGATATTCAACTCAATGGAGAGATTTACACATTGAATCAATATGATACGATCAGTTTTCGTGCAGATTTTCCTCACTCTTATACCAATCATACGAATAACGAAACAGTGCTCCATATATCCTTAAAGTATGGTTTCTAA
- a CDS encoding alpha/beta hydrolase → MSVLKKRKWILWLSALVLIVAVPITIFMQIIIHSNVPELAEGSIEQRYAQQGSYHVKVEEVKSTSGEALFRIYYPAFQGDESYPIISWGNGTDATPDRYDELLTHLASWGFIVIDSYSKTTGTGKEIVEAIDYLKNENQLANSLFYQRIQMEHIGVAGHSQGSTGVINAHTNYISGSLIKTVVSIALPDLKHCDPEDMYDTARITVPFFIMGGTRDFLISPVSTNQLALHSTNASTPVMMGMAKGAAHTAIEGNGGNHRGYLTAWMRYRLFDDQEAMKAFHGDSSEMLHNTNWLDVKQANMDDKKFVQ, encoded by the coding sequence ATGTCGGTTTTGAAAAAACGAAAGTGGATTTTATGGTTGTCAGCTTTAGTCCTTATCGTTGCAGTTCCAATAACAATTTTCATGCAAATAATCATTCATTCTAATGTACCAGAACTTGCAGAAGGAAGCATTGAGCAGCGTTATGCACAGCAAGGAAGCTATCATGTAAAGGTAGAAGAAGTTAAGAGTACGAGCGGTGAGGCTTTATTTAGAATTTACTACCCAGCATTTCAAGGAGACGAATCCTATCCTATTATTTCTTGGGGGAATGGAACAGATGCCACGCCAGATCGTTATGATGAGCTCTTAACTCATCTTGCTAGCTGGGGATTCATTGTAATAGATTCCTATAGCAAGACAACAGGAACAGGCAAAGAAATTGTGGAGGCTATTGATTATTTGAAAAATGAAAACCAACTAGCAAACAGCTTGTTTTATCAAAGAATACAAATGGAACATATTGGTGTAGCTGGACATTCTCAAGGGTCTACTGGGGTCATTAATGCTCATACCAACTATATAAGTGGATCCTTGATTAAGACGGTTGTATCCATCGCTCTCCCGGATTTGAAGCATTGTGATCCAGAAGATATGTACGATACAGCACGCATTACTGTTCCTTTCTTCATTATGGGCGGTACACGAGATTTTCTAATCTCACCGGTATCAACGAATCAATTAGCCTTGCATAGTACTAACGCAAGTACGCCTGTTATGATGGGGATGGCAAAAGGTGCAGCTCATACTGCGATTGAAGGTAATGGTGGCAATCATAGGGGTTACTTGACGGCTTGGATGAGATATCGGCTGTTTGATGATCAGGAAGCCATGAAGGCATTTCATGGGGATTCTTCGGAGATGTTGCATAATACAAATTGGTTGGACGTTAAACAAGCAAATATGGATGATAAAAAATTCGTGCAATAA
- a CDS encoding cupin domain-containing protein, producing MSIDKKMIEEMVRKVIMEKVGADAFEQNVHRGPGGITSIKVPNMKVTEEDRLDTGNTNDIVYCKDLFSLKESPRLGCGIMEMKKTTFDWTLNYDEIDYVIEGHLDVIIDGTKVSAGPGEVILIPNGSRIQFSVPEYARFIYVTYPANWAEQA from the coding sequence ATGAGTATCGATAAAAAGATGATTGAAGAGATGGTTCGTAAAGTCATCATGGAAAAAGTAGGGGCTGATGCTTTTGAACAGAACGTTCATAGAGGTCCAGGAGGGATTACTTCTATTAAAGTGCCAAATATGAAAGTAACAGAAGAGGATCGTCTCGATACAGGCAACACTAATGATATCGTCTATTGTAAAGATCTTTTTTCGCTAAAGGAAAGTCCAAGACTTGGCTGCGGTATCATGGAGATGAAAAAAACAACCTTTGACTGGACACTTAACTACGATGAAATTGATTATGTGATTGAGGGACATCTGGACGTTATCATCGATGGTACAAAGGTGTCAGCTGGACCAGGAGAAGTGATCCTGATTCCAAATGGAAGCAGGATTCAATTTTCTGTGCCAGAATATGCACGATTTATCTATGTAACATATCCGGCTAACTGGGCAGAACAAGCGTAA
- a CDS encoding M20/M25/M40 family metallo-hydrolase has product MGIRLNNDELDQDGVKRPEELPSPVEILQALIRFNTTNPPGEEAACIMYIRQLLEDTGIETRTCSLDPARPNLLARMKGSGEAPPLLLYGHVDVVGTGKQDWSRDPFGGNIEGGFVWGRGALDMKGGLAMLVSAFLRAHVRKLPLRGDLILAIVSDEEAGGEYGASFLVERHADYFAGVKYALGEFGGFSFHALGKTFYPIMVAEKQLCWLKATIRGDGGHGSMGNPGADCMAQLGNMLQSLSRNKLPIRVTPAARLMIEGMAAALPLLPALLLRGLLRPRLCGLILKLLGEKGGTFAPLLRNTISATVVRGGEKINVHPSEITVELDGRTLPGVTPQQFMDELRRFAIHDSIELEVLRHDPCAEAPDMGMFGLLSDVLKEADKEAVPVPMLLPGGTDGRWFARLGIQTYGFLPMPLPKDMQFTKLIHAADERIPVEAVGFGTDAIYRVLERYGAMP; this is encoded by the coding sequence ATGGGGATCCGGCTGAACAATGACGAGTTGGATCAAGATGGAGTCAAGCGCCCGGAAGAGCTGCCGTCTCCCGTGGAGATTTTGCAGGCATTGATCCGCTTTAACACAACAAATCCGCCGGGTGAGGAAGCCGCATGCATCATGTATATCCGGCAACTGCTTGAGGATACGGGCATTGAGACACGGACCTGTTCGCTTGATCCGGCCCGGCCCAATCTGCTGGCCAGGATGAAGGGCAGCGGGGAGGCACCGCCGCTGCTGCTGTACGGGCATGTCGACGTCGTTGGCACAGGGAAGCAAGACTGGAGCCGCGACCCGTTCGGGGGCAACATCGAGGGCGGCTTCGTCTGGGGGCGGGGCGCTCTTGATATGAAAGGCGGCCTGGCGATGCTCGTATCGGCTTTCCTCCGCGCGCATGTACGCAAGCTGCCGCTGCGTGGCGATCTCATTCTGGCGATTGTCAGCGACGAGGAAGCAGGGGGCGAATACGGGGCTTCCTTCCTGGTAGAGCGGCATGCCGATTATTTTGCGGGCGTCAAGTATGCGCTCGGCGAATTCGGCGGCTTCTCGTTTCATGCGCTGGGAAAAACCTTTTATCCGATTATGGTGGCGGAGAAGCAGCTCTGTTGGCTCAAAGCGACGATTCGAGGAGATGGTGGCCACGGCTCCATGGGCAATCCTGGAGCCGACTGTATGGCGCAATTGGGGAACATGCTTCAATCGCTTAGCAGGAATAAGCTGCCGATACGTGTGACACCAGCGGCGCGGTTGATGATTGAAGGCATGGCCGCCGCACTGCCGCTGCTGCCGGCGCTGCTGCTGAGAGGGTTGCTGCGTCCCCGGCTGTGCGGCCTCATCCTGAAGCTGCTGGGGGAAAAGGGAGGGACATTCGCCCCTCTTCTGCGTAATACGATCAGCGCGACCGTTGTTCGCGGCGGCGAGAAAATCAACGTTCATCCAAGCGAAATTACGGTTGAGCTCGACGGCCGAACGCTGCCGGGCGTCACTCCGCAGCAATTTATGGACGAGCTGCGCCGATTCGCGATTCATGATTCGATCGAGCTGGAGGTGCTGCGTCATGACCCATGCGCCGAAGCTCCCGACATGGGGATGTTCGGGTTGCTGTCCGACGTGCTGAAAGAAGCGGATAAGGAGGCCGTTCCGGTGCCGATGCTGCTGCCCGGAGGAACGGACGGAAGATGGTTTGCGAGGCTCGGCATCCAAACCTACGGTTTCCTGCCAATGCCGCTGCCCAAGGACATGCAGTTTACCAAACTGATTCATGCGGCTGATGAACGCATTCCTGTAGAAGCGGTCGGGTTCGGCACGGATGCGATTTACCGGGTGCTGGAACGGTACGGAGCGATGCCATGA
- the fabD gene encoding ACP S-malonyltransferase yields the protein MLNKHAIWFPGQGSQRVGMGKMLSERYPVVKATMEEANEALGMRLDSLMYEGPTTEMTRTDNAQPAILALGVAMYSVYSREWGYLPAMAAGHSLGEITALTCAGAITFPDALRLVRRRGELMQGAAAAGIGTMAAVNGPSPDVVAKVCLEISASCTDGSRIVVVSNMNSDRQTVISGHKEAVHEASERLSAHGAAVIPLQVSAPFHSPLMAPAAAQFAEVLSRVSFGEMDFPVVSSLTGLPYGNTAEIAGMLARGLTDPVNWPAVLAFQKSIGVASAVELGPGNVLKRLAPADGLRVFAFDDKEDEAQLVAASRQTDAYSIDLLNRCLAIATCVRNRNWNAAEYEQGVVSPYRGVQRLVDRLRETGEQVAEAHVRQALAMLESVFRTKGTSADEQERRLARLCDEFGLRSLPGVSPADRPYAGSPL from the coding sequence ATGCTGAACAAACATGCGATATGGTTTCCCGGTCAGGGATCGCAGCGCGTCGGGATGGGAAAAATGCTGAGCGAGCGGTATCCGGTTGTCAAAGCGACGATGGAGGAAGCGAACGAAGCGCTGGGCATGCGCCTTGACAGCCTGATGTATGAGGGACCGACAACGGAGATGACGAGGACGGACAATGCCCAACCCGCTATTCTTGCGCTTGGTGTGGCAATGTACAGCGTCTACAGTCGTGAATGGGGATACCTGCCTGCGATGGCAGCCGGCCACAGCCTGGGCGAGATTACCGCTTTAACCTGCGCGGGAGCCATAACGTTCCCGGATGCGCTCAGGCTCGTACGCCGCCGCGGCGAGTTGATGCAAGGGGCCGCCGCTGCAGGGATCGGCACAATGGCCGCCGTGAACGGGCCGAGTCCCGATGTTGTCGCCAAAGTATGCTTGGAAATCAGCGCAAGCTGCACGGACGGAAGCCGTATTGTTGTGGTATCGAATATGAATTCAGACCGGCAAACGGTGATTTCGGGCCACAAAGAGGCTGTCCATGAAGCGTCCGAAAGACTGTCCGCCCATGGGGCCGCAGTCATTCCGCTGCAGGTAAGCGCGCCGTTCCATAGTCCGTTGATGGCGCCGGCGGCGGCACAATTTGCCGAAGTGCTGAGCCGCGTCTCGTTTGGAGAAATGGATTTTCCCGTCGTTTCCTCCTTGACGGGTCTGCCATACGGAAATACGGCGGAGATCGCGGGTATGCTGGCAAGGGGATTGACGGACCCTGTCAATTGGCCGGCTGTCCTTGCCTTTCAGAAAAGTATTGGCGTTGCCTCTGCCGTAGAACTGGGTCCGGGCAATGTATTGAAACGGCTGGCGCCAGCGGACGGACTACGCGTATTCGCTTTTGACGACAAGGAGGATGAAGCGCAACTGGTTGCCGCAAGCCGGCAAACGGACGCTTATTCGATTGATCTGCTGAATCGTTGTCTGGCTATCGCTACGTGCGTCCGCAACCGCAACTGGAACGCGGCCGAATATGAACAAGGCGTCGTTTCGCCTTACCGCGGCGTGCAGCGCTTGGTTGATCGGCTTCGGGAGACGGGAGAGCAAGTGGCGGAAGCGCATGTTCGGCAAGCGCTGGCGATGCTGGAATCGGTGTTTCGCACCAAAGGCACGTCCGCCGATGAGCAGGAGCGGCGACTCGCAAGGCTGTGCGATGAGTTCGGCCTGCGCAGCTTGCCGGGCGTTTCTCCTGCCGACCGGCCATACGCGGGCAGTCCATTATAG
- a CDS encoding alpha/beta fold hydrolase, with amino-acid sequence MTISLICLPYAGGSAQVYKRWTNRLHPGVRLVPAELAGRGSRMDEPFYADAAEAVRDLLPLVRETALGSDSYALFGHSMGSLLEYEVLHALREEGFPLPAAVFLSGRGAPHCEQKEARRTHLLPDDEFLEEVKRLGGMPDELFRHRELLDMFMPILRADFKLVGEYEHRMRPPLPLRLTILSGKDDGCVKGPLGEWERYATGGCELMLFEGGHFFLHEWESDVVAVINKKLTEAPAPI; translated from the coding sequence ATGACGATATCTTTAATTTGTTTGCCATATGCAGGGGGCTCCGCTCAAGTGTACAAACGCTGGACGAACCGGCTGCATCCCGGCGTGCGTCTGGTGCCGGCCGAACTGGCGGGCAGGGGAAGCCGCATGGACGAGCCGTTCTATGCGGACGCGGCGGAGGCCGTGCGGGATTTGCTGCCGCTGGTAAGAGAGACGGCGCTTGGCTCAGACTCCTATGCTTTATTCGGCCACAGCATGGGCAGCCTGCTCGAGTATGAGGTGCTGCATGCGCTGCGGGAAGAAGGATTCCCGCTGCCTGCGGCAGTCTTCCTCTCCGGCAGAGGGGCACCGCATTGCGAGCAGAAGGAGGCTCGCCGGACCCATCTGCTTCCGGATGACGAGTTTCTCGAGGAAGTGAAGCGGCTTGGCGGCATGCCGGACGAGCTGTTCCGGCATCGGGAGCTGCTGGATATGTTTATGCCGATCCTAAGAGCCGACTTCAAGCTTGTCGGCGAATACGAGCATCGAATGCGGCCGCCGCTGCCGCTCCGGCTCACCATCTTGAGCGGTAAAGATGACGGCTGCGTCAAAGGCCCGCTCGGCGAATGGGAGCGGTACGCGACGGGAGGCTGCGAGCTGATGCTGTTTGAAGGCGGACATTTTTTCCTGCATGAGTGGGAATCCGATGTTGTAGCGGTGATTAACAAAAAGCTGACCGAGGCGCCTGCCCCGATCTGA